From the Phalacrocorax carbo chromosome Z, bPhaCar2.1, whole genome shotgun sequence genome, the window ACTCTATATTAGAGTCTAGTGCAcattagtggctgctttttgttttctctgcttgctgtactgcttatcaccttacTCTGCTGTGTCTGGGAacattttgataacagcaatggccaggTACCTGGGCTGGTAGATGACCAGggcatcactgctgtttctgtgctgctgtactgggcaggctggaactccagtgtgaactcaaGTCAAAGGGATGAGTCCACATGGGAGTGGGACACCGTCAAGCATCTATGGCCGTGGAcaagcccatgccagagcaggtaaaCCTTGAAGTGTCTGTGGCCATGATTATATCTGTGGCACAGCAGGTATGCCTCTGAAGGGATTGTAGCCCAAGGATAAGTTCATACTGGAGAAGATACACGTCAAAacatctgtggctgtgggtaagtccatgctgcagcaggtacaccttgaagcatcagtggctgtgcatgaggttatgctggagcacctcaaaaCATGAGGCCATGGATAAGACCATGACAGTGGgttggcttatttttttttttagtttattgaGATATTTTGATTTCTTGGATTATTTGATCTCTTGGggttgcttttttatttttttccttgggtgttatttacttttttattttcctgtccttGTCTTCTTCAttctctctccccatcccattGCTTCTTCCCatcccttttctcctccctgcccctttTTTACCTTCTCACTAgacccctctcccccttcctccctagtcctttctccctctccctcttttgCTCCTCTGCCTCCATCCTGCCCACCCAATACGGCTGCATCCTTCTCCCTGTCCCTGACCCCGACCCACTCtccatttttctcctccctctcatCTGTCCATCTCCCCCTTTCTCACTCCCCCGTtcctctccctgtcccctctctctcccttcctctgtcCTGCTTCACCCCCACCATCTCCTGCACTCACTGCGGCACCTTGTGGAGAAGTACCCACCACAGCAGCTACACCCCAAAGGCCTGGTGGACCCTGGACAACTGCCCCTGGGGAACAGACCAGGAAAGAGTTTGCTGCAATGTAAAACCCCATGGCTTGGTGCTAGGGGACACCATATGGACACAGTGGTGGAGGTGCCTTGAAGATGCCGCAACCCGCACTTCCTCATGTGGTAGGAAGCATGGTAGCAAGAGCCACCCAAACTGgtggaggaggagctgggcaggaagcTGTGGATGCGCAGCTGTGACCCCACCTGAGCTGGCTGCTGTGGCCCTGGGCCGtctctcctgtcctgagcaACCACCACAATATGTGGAGCCTGAGTTATGGACTAGGTGACTGTGGTAGATGTTTTGTGGACaatttattaatgttttatgGTAATTTTATAGATATTTGAAGGACGATTTATGTAGGGTGAGGGTCTGATACCCTCATTCCCAGAAGCAGAGTATTCAGTGGGGATCCCAGGCAGATCTCTGGGCTCTCTGGGCTGTCTGATCCTAGCAGCTGGAGGGGGTTCTTCGATAGTCTTCCTCAACAAGTTCACTAGTTGAACTCAGTCTTCAGGCATGATCAGTTCCCTTTTGGCTTGTTTTCAAGGTTTTTCCATGTGCTTATTTTGCAAAAGTCTACTAATTAGGATATATTGCTCCATGATGCTGAATCTTCTTAATGAGTAAGGAATGTACTATGCCAGGGTGCAATACTAAATCATATCCAGTATATAATGTCCAAGGACATGATGTTTAAATCATGTCCAGACTCTTCCTGTTGTCTAAACATAAAGACTTCCTAAACTTACCTTGCTTGTAAATATATCACCTACCTATCATACTTGCAAATATGCCTTTGGTTATCTTGATTAGACAGGGACCAGATATTCCATCTGGTATCAATGATGCCCAGATGTCCCAGACATCCCGGATGTCCCATCTGGTATCAATGTCCCATCCAGTATCAGTACAGGATTTACCAAAGCCAGGGAGAAAAGCATTGGGCTGAGAGCAGGAGCATCCTTCTCTGTCTAGAGCTAACAATTGCATGGCTGCTTGGCTGTGCGTACCAGGTGCTACAACTGCCCTTGTGGCTGTTGGCCCAGAACAGCACTGTAACTCATAGCAAGGACATGAAGCCTGCCAGAGGCTCTTGCTGACATAGCCAGCGTGGACTGTGTTGCATCTGCATTTCACTGTGCTTTGTGCAGGAAGGTTTGACACTGCTTGAGTATGCTTGGCTTATTTGGCTTGCCTGGCACAGTGGGAACCAGATTGCCTCTTCAGCAGCCAAACATGTGCATACTGCTTGTAGTAGTTATGCTTCCTGGCCTATGTGTTTTGGGAAGGGCCTGGTGGCAAatggctgcagagagcagggtgACAGTGAGCTTCCCAAAGGCTGTGGTGCcacacttgggttttttcctgctagGTGTTGACAGGCAGTGCTTGGAGCCAggcgctgctgcctgccctggggcccATGCACCCTCATTCCCACAAGCAGAGCCTTCAGCAGAGGTCTGCCTGATCCCAGCCAGATCTCTGGGCTGTCTGAtcccagcagctggaggggaTTCTTGCTTGGAACCTCCCATGTTGCTCCCATCCCCCACCCTGAGAAGCCACCGTGCCCAGCATCCGGAACTAGCAACTCTGTGACATCAGTCCTGGGGCCAAGGGCACCACAGTCACTACATTGGCTGCTGCACTGGTGGCAACAAGCCCTCGGTCCTTGCAGCTGCCAGCCAGCGATGAATTtgctccccttcctcttcctgctgGCCGTGTGCTGGCCTGCGCACAGCACATGGGACAGCTGTGGGTAAGTGGCCCAATGCTCTGGGAGGGGTCTTGGGCAACCCTTATGGGGTTCACTGGAGGGTGCCCGCTTGTCCCCTGTGACCACACCACAGCTTCCCGAGCCCTGTGGGGGagcctcagctccttcccagcagctgggcCACTGGCACAACTCATCTATGGGGCTAAAGTGGAAACAGGTGATGAGCACACGCCCCATGGGGTCCCCTGGCCCTGCCATCCATGCAACACCTtgtggggagggaaggtggCTGACCTTCAGCCTGAACAGCAGCAAGCCATTGAGCAGGACAGTAATGAGTTTCTGGTTACAGAGGGACCTGCGGGCTCCGGCCCCTGGCTTCTTACTACGGCATGTCACGCGTCGTGGGTGGCACAGATGCCCAGCCAGGGGCCTGGCCCTGGATTGTCAGCATCCAGGATCCCTGGGAAATAGGCACGGGACATGTATGCGGAGGATCCCTCATCAGCCCACAGTGGGTCCTCACGGCAGCCCACTGCTTCATTGAGGCAAGGTAAGGAGGACCAGGGAATGGGGATAGCCCCACAACACTAGCAGCTGCCCTGTCCCCAACACCACAGGCTACTCCCATCCTGTTTCCTTGCAGTATGCCCAGTGCCTGGGCGCTCAGGAGCCCAAGAGAGAGGCTGCTAAGGAGAAGGCTGGGctcatgctgctgcttcctAGCAGCCTCCATCTTGGCATTCCTTAAGCGTAAGGCATGCTAGGGGGGCAGTTGCACCCTTTGTAgtgctgctttcttcctctgtcgCTTGGGAAGCAGAAGGCAGGGAACAACTGCTGCGCTGCTGCAGCACATGGCTGCATTCCCTCTGACCCCTCTCTGCATCTGCCTTCCAGGCACATCACGATGTGGCGCGTAGTCATCGGGGCCACCCAGTTGACTCAGCTGGGCCCTGAGGCCCAAGTGCGCAATATTAGGCGGCTGCTGGTTCATGAACACTACAGTAATATCTCGGAGAGGAATGACATTGCCTTGCTGGAGCTGGACCAGCCCGTTCAGTGCAGCTACTACATACAGCTTGCCTGTGTGCCCGATGCCTGGCTGAGAGTGTCGGAGCTGACGACCTGCTACATCAGTGGTTGGGGTTCCACGACTGCAAGATGTGAGTTTGCAGCAAGTACTCATGTCAGGAGTGCAAGCTTGGCACACTGGGGAGGTGGGTTGGGCTTCCTGACAGAAGAGGTGAAAgccagagtcaggctgtggggACGTATGCCTATAGGGAGGTGGGCCTGACCCACTACCCAAAGCAAGACAGAAGGGAAACACCGGTACGATACCTCTCAAAATGCAAAACCAAGACCTAGGGAAGGGGTTCGcccaggcagggaaggagaactGGCAAGGAGCTGCTGGGTGGTGttaattcctttctgtgctCACAGCTGGAGGATCAACTGATGTCCTGCAGGAGGCCAAGGTTCGCCTCATTGATGTTAACCTCTGTAACAGCAGCCAGTGGTACAGAGGGGCCATTCACACCCACAACTTGTGCGCTGGCTATCCACAGGGTGGCATCGACACCTGCCAGGTAGGAGTGTGCTACGAGTCAacccccagcagcacagacagcCCTGTCACAACCGCCCAAACATACCCCAGCACATGGTTTGCCTGACAAGTCACCCGCCCACTGCTGGGTCCCTGCTGCTGTTGGGGCtcacctccccttccccatctGGAGGTCCTTGCCCAGTGCCTGTCTTGTCCCAGAGGCCTGGGACTCTGCCCAGAAAGCCCATCTGGTGCTCTTGGCAGCCCATGGGTTCTGATCCCAATCCTGGAACATCCATCTTCTGCACATCCAGGATCACTGTGCAGAGATGAGAGAGCGCCCTACCGTACAGGCCCGCTGCCGCCTCCCAGAGAAGGTTCCGTAGGCTCCAGCACCTGAGCACAGCCTTTCTGTGCAGTGAATACAGCTCTGGCAGGTGCTGTGAGAGAGAAGGAGCCAAACGTAGTGCTGACAGGGGCCACCCAACACCACCTTAatcctctctccttctctgcagggtgACAGCGGTGGTCCTCTCATGTGCAAAGACAATACCTATGACCACTTCTGGCTTGTTGGCGTGACCAGCTGGGGAAAAGGCTGTGCAAGAGCAAAACAGCCTGGAGTCTACACCTCCACTCAGCACTTCTACAGCTGGATCCTGGTACAGATGGGACTGTACCCAGCAGTAAGGGGCACGCCAACATCACGGGCATGGAGTCATTTTCTTACTGCCTCAACCCCCTTTCAGAGGCCAGGCCCAAATCCGACGCAAGCAGGCAGGTTTCGCTCCTGCCTGTTTCCACTCCAGAAGCTGGTAGACTTCTTTGCTCGGGTGCAGGAGCTCCTGCAGGTCCTAAGGGGGAAAAAGGCTTGATCAGCAGGATGAACAGGATCCAGTGCAGGCTGCAGTGGACCACGACCCGTTCCTTCTGGGGCAATGCCTCCTGAGCTAAACGCAGCCTGCATGTCAGAGGTCTGCTCTGTCTGCCCCCTCTCCCATATCTGCACACAAATGCTGAAGTTGACCTAGTTCTTGAAATAAAGTTGCCACTTTTCGCAGATAACCATGCTTCAGTCCAATTCTGCTTCCTCTGCAAGGCAAGGATGTCCATGCCCAGCACCTGCAAAACAAGGCTGCAGGCCCACAGTAAGGCCCCAAGGGAAAGAGTCACTCAAAAGTCTTAGAATGCctacaccccccaccccactttCTTCCTGGACCTAACTTCattcctgattttctctacctcctccctgctagtggggcagggggatggggaatggggttGCCATCACCTCATCACATGttatttctgctgcctctttcctcctcagggggaggactcctcacactcttcccctgctccagcatggggtccctccctcaggagacagtcctccatgaatTTCTCCAATTGGGAGCCTTcccacaaactgctccagtgtgagTCCCTTCCACGGGATGCAGTCCTTCAGAAACAGATTGCTCCAGTATGGGTCCCCTgtggggtcacaggtcctgccagcaaacctgctccagcatgggctcctctctccatgggtccacaggtcctgccaggagcctgctccagcaggggctTCCCATCGGGTCACAGCTGCTGTCAGACATGTCTGCTGGCTCCAGCATGgtgtcctccatgggctgcagggagataCCTGCTGCAgtgttaacctccatgggctgcaggggcacagcctgcctcaccatggtcttgaccatgggctgcaggggaatttATTCTCCGGCACCTGgaacacctcctccccctccttcttcagtgaccttggtgtctgcagggttgtttctctcacattttctcaCGCTCCCCTCTACAGCTGCTGCACAGTGGTCTTtaccccttcttaaatatgcaATCACCAATGTTGCTGCTTGGGTGTCATTTGGCCAGgggtgggtctgtcttggagctgaCTGAAAGTGGCTCTGCCTGATGTGGGCTCAGCTTCTCAagtgaaagggggaaggggcttttaGGATGCAAAAACAAAAGTTAACTGTTCTGTTGctgaatgcttatccagctgaaagttaattgttgcGAAACACTTATCTGGCTGCTGTGTAAAATGATTAGCCAGGAGGCCTGGAATCCACCAGCGGACAAGTTCTTGATAAGGACAGAAACTTGTCTCAAAAACCAGCTAAAACTGACTTTGCAGTTTGGAAAAGAACCAAGGGATAATTAATTGAGTTTACGCAAAACCAAAAGATTACTAGCGGTGACGAAGAGGACTTGTCAGCCTTCATCCCCAAGGCCCCCTGTGACCACCACCAGGAGGCACTGCGCAAGCGCAGTTgagaaagatttatggaaataacTCTTTTAGGCTAATTTAAGTGGGAAAAGGTCATGCATATGTATAGGCGTGTTGGCAAATCTTATGTAtatgtaatgctttactgtatAAATCCAAGACTATCATGCTGGTGTGCACAACCTTGGTGGGACCACCCCCGTGCTGCCCAGCACTGAATAAACATACCCACTTTACAATCTTACAGATTGTGGAGTCTGCTTTCCGCACATCAaatgtcttctcacagaaggcACCCCTGCGCATCCTGCCCTTGCCACCCCCCTTACAAAGACCTTGCCGCTTAAACTCAATGCAAATTTTCAGAGAAGAGCCATGAGAACAATTGAAAGATGGTGAGAAGAGGCCTAATGATGAGAGACTCAATCTGGTTAACTTCTCCGGGACATGCTAAGACATCAGAGAATGGAAGCTTGGTACAAAAGGAGgcttcagcacagcaagaaatCTTTAAGAGTCTCTAGCTGATGTTAGGTAAACTCAAATAAAAGGTaaggtgggttttggtttgggttttttttgttttgtcttttaactgacttgcAAAAGTATGGATTCATATGTCAGGGACTTATTTTAAAGGTGCATTTAGtactttaaaagttacttgctTTAGTTTAAGTAGTTTATCTGGCCAACGTTATACAAGAGTTCACAGTGCCTTCTGTCTTCATAATGGCATAACTACTCTGTGGCTTCCCCTGATACGGTCATTAGCTGCCTTTGTCTTGCTAATTCAGCCTGCAGGTTTCCATAGGCCTCTTCTGTGCCAAAGTGTCTAAATATACCTGCTGGCAAAACTGTTCATCTTCCTCTGCAGATGACTGGATGATTTCCTCCTCTTAAGAATGCTAGCTAGGCGTTCATTATTGTTCTTATTTGGGTTGCGATCTGTCTCCTGCCTCCTGTGAGTGTGCATAACACATCAGCTTCCTGCTGGTTGTCCTGCTTGTTTGACTGAGCCATGCATCTAATCACTAGGTCCATTCTACCTTCTTTTTGAGAGTGATTCCAAATCCTTTTCTGTATGTGGTTCCATTTCACCTCCAGCTCTTCTGCATGGAGATGTTCTCTGGGAGGAACGTGGGCTTTATACAGCATGCACAGAGGACATACACACACGTGCATGTACCCAGCATGCATATTTCATGTGCACAAAAATGCTATGCGCGTGCAtgctgcatgcacacacacagggtgcatgtgcacacaaggagacacatATGGGGTGCAAACAGAAGGTGCACTGCACATTCAGAGTGCGTGCACACCCATACTCCAAACCTCGTCTTGCACACAGAGTATAATGTGCAGTGTTCACATACACAAAGCATGCACACATATGCATACCTTGCTGGTGCATGTGTGCGcatgcatgtacacacacagggtgcacacacacaaaacatacATACAGTTAGATCATGCACACTCTACAGTATGCGTGCATGCGTAATGCACCCAGCTGTGCACACTGCATGCAGCGTGCACCTTCCCATCTGCCCGCATGCATACACCGTGATGCATGCACACATAGAATCCACCTCCCACAGGTGCACATGCAAACTCACTTCTccatgcatgcatgcatacccttcacacatacacatatgcaggtatatacacatgcacacacacacaaacacagccCGTTAACACCCCACATGCTCCTGAGCTACCCACATGGACATAGCTTATCACACCCACCTGTGCCTGGCCCACGCTCGCCTTTCTGTGTGTGctcccacagcacagcagcag encodes:
- the LOC104050265 gene encoding acrosin isoform X1, which translates into the protein MRLCWSTSKHEAMDKTMTVGWLIFFFSLLRYFDFLDYLISWGCFFIFFLGCYLLFYFPVLVFFILSPHPIASSHPFSPPCPFFTFSLDPSPPSSLVLSPSPSFAPLPPSCPPNTAASFSLSLTPTHSPFFSSLSSVHLPLSHSPVPLPVPSLSLPLSCFTPTISCTHCGTLWRSTHHSSYTPKAWWTLDNCPWGTDQERVCCNVKPHGLVLGDTIWTQWWRCLEDAATRTSSCGRKHGSKSHPNWWRRSWAGSCGCAAVTPPELAAVALGRLSCPEQPPQYVEPELWTRGTCGLRPLASYYGMSRVVGGTDAQPGAWPWIVSIQDPWEIGTGHVCGGSLISPQWVLTAAHCFIEARHITMWRVVIGATQLTQLGPEAQVRNIRRLLVHEHYSNISERNDIALLELDQPVQCSYYIQLACVPDAWLRVSELTTCYISGWGSTTARSGGSTDVLQEAKVRLIDVNLCNSSQWYRGAIHTHNLCAGYPQGGIDTCQGDSGGPLMCKDNTYDHFWLVGVTSWGKGCARAKQPGVYTSTQHFYSWILVQMGLYPAVRGTPTSRAWSHFLTASTPFQRPGPNPTQAGRFRSCLFPLQKLVDFFARVQELLQVLRGKKA
- the LOC104050265 gene encoding acrosin isoform X2, with amino-acid sequence MNLLPFLFLLAVCWPAHSTWDSCGGTCGLRPLASYYGMSRVVGGTDAQPGAWPWIVSIQDPWEIGTGHVCGGSLISPQWVLTAAHCFIEARHITMWRVVIGATQLTQLGPEAQVRNIRRLLVHEHYSNISERNDIALLELDQPVQCSYYIQLACVPDAWLRVSELTTCYISGWGSTTARSGGSTDVLQEAKVRLIDVNLCNSSQWYRGAIHTHNLCAGYPQGGIDTCQGDSGGPLMCKDNTYDHFWLVGVTSWGKGCARAKQPGVYTSTQHFYSWILVQMGLYPAVRGTPTSRAWSHFLTASTPFQRPGPNPTQAGRFRSCLFPLQKLVDFFARVQELLQVLRGKKA